From one Lotus japonicus ecotype B-129 chromosome 3, LjGifu_v1.2 genomic stretch:
- the LOC130748357 gene encoding tRNA-specific adenosine deaminase TAD3 isoform X1, whose protein sequence is MVRVGTLSAIEHEQTERKQKMTNNHMIMYIPEEQPHDLHNQPTESVFASAINPKHANQIVRRLNQVAPLEDLRHVKRIQKKVLEGGQVQLSVILCLAPEGDDQSDSVPPHLHELISSYQLSPFITKVCKYAATSKEEWLEQCKIWPTSYHPRTYNIDGITGFSEEDSQSILKFMQSAVELATSDGLVVNAAVIVDPSAKQIISSARDQVFAWNTCKDDSFSRKPELLSSHPISNRFDPDKPLYSNSSCNQLKQRDTGVACLYPWQWTEQQSHSQSSHDWHPLRHAAIVAIESSAARDRCLFPSEGNSEEKYLEMDHENPSCTSFPAKRQKTVCATVEDNDKLNGHNETSTQLSARPYLCTGYDIYLAWEPCIMCAMALVHQRIRRIFYRFPNPNAGALGSVHRLQGEKSLNHHYAVFRVMLPEQTLHKCNTYVAEAEEASSIC, encoded by the exons ATGGTGCGCGTGGGTACTCTTTCTGCGATTGAACATG AACAAACAGAGCGAAAGCAGAAAATGACGAACAACCACATGATTATGTACATCCCAGAGGAGCAGCCACATGACCTTCACAATCAACCGACAG AGAGTGTCTTTGCTTCGGCCATCAACCCAAAGCATGCGAACCAAATTGTGAG GCGTTTGAATCAAGTAGCACCCCTCGAAGATCTCCGTCATGTGAAACGAATTCAGAAGAAGGTTCTGGAAGGAG GACAGGTACAGCTATCAGTGATCTTGTGCCTGGCCCCTGAGGGTGACGATCAATCGGATAGTGTGCCGCCTCATCTTCACGAGTTGATCAGTTCCTATCAGTTGAGTCCTTTTATCACAAAA GTCTGCAAATATGCTGCAACATCAAAAGAAGAGTGGCTAGAGCAATGCAAAATTTGGCCAACGTCTTATCATCCAAGGACTTA CAACATTGATGGTATTACTGGATTTAGTGAGGAGGACTCGCAATCAATTTTGAAGTTTATGCAATCAGCTGTTGAGTTGGCAACATCCGATGGCTTG GTTGTCAATGCTGCAGTGATAGTGGACCCTTCAGCTAAGCAAATTATTTCAAGTGCACGTGATCAGGTTTTTGCTTGGAACACTTGCAAAGATGATAGCTTCTCTAGAAAGCCAGAGTTATTAAGTTCCCATCCTATTTCCAATAGATTTGATCCTGACAAACCGTTGTATTCAAATAGTTCCTGCAATCAGCTCAAACAACGGGATACAGGTGTTGCTTGCTTATATCCTTGGCAATGGACCGAGCAGCAATCACATTCACAGAGTTCACATGATTGGCATCCTTTGCGACATGCTGCAATTGTAGCTATAGAATCATCTGCTGCTAGGGATAGATGTCTTTTTCCTAGTGAGGGGAATAGTGAAGAAAAGTATCTGGAAATGGATCACGAGAATCCTTCTTGCACAAGCTTTCCTGCAAAGAGACAGAAAACTGTTTGCGCAACT GTTGAGGATAATGATAAATTGAATGGTCATAATGAAACTTCTACTCAGCTGTCAGCACGACCGTACCTATGCACTGGTTATGACATATATCTTGCTTGGGAACCTTGCATAAT GTGTGCCATGGCCCTTGTCCATCAGCGAATTAGGAGGATATTTTATAGGTTTCCAAACCCTAACGCTGGTGCTTTGGGAAGTGTTCATAGATTACAGGGAGAAAAGAGTTTAAATCATCATTATGCTGTTTTCAGGGTTATGTTGCCTGAACAAACCCTCCATAAATGTAATACATATGTTGCAGAAGCCGAGGAAGCCAGTAGTATTTGTTAA
- the LOC130748359 gene encoding outer envelope protein 39, chloroplastic-like translates to MGAQKSIHAGKAKIDVNVDFTHKLCASLMFPTLRSYENPLRLVIGSLCIKHPNLFGGSEKLDVSWDKGLYDSNILVAYRRPRPEWLAQQSFVLQHSLSPEIAVHGIPINNFSRSGSGGVNLSKLSVGLDLKEPMSTKWSSTTSIKFEHVRPLNDDGRAISRDYDGFPLTCSGSTHDSMVVLKQESRFAKANDRSFFHFNLQIEQGIPVLSKWILFNRFKFVASKGVKLGPAFLLTRLTGGSIVGDMAPYQAFSVGGLGSVRGYGEGAVGSGRSCLVANSELTLPLTKMLEGAIFLDCGTDLRTGHLVPGNPALRQGKPGSGVGLGYGLRFKSQFGHFQVDYAVNAFQQKTLYFGLSNLAS, encoded by the exons ATGGGAGCTCAGAAGAGCATCCATGCTGGCAAAG CCAAGATTGATGTTAATGTTGATTTCACTCACAAGCTCTGTGCTTCTTTGATGTTTCCTACCCTCAG GAGTTATGAAAATCCTCTTAGACTGGTCATTGGGAG tCTCTGCATCAAGCACCCAAACTTATTTGGTGGAAGTGAGAAGCTTGATGTTTCATGGGACAAGGGTTTATATGATTCAAATATCTTAGTCGCTTATAGAAGGCCGCGTCCAGAATGGCTTGCTCAGCAGTCTTTTGTATTGCAG cATTCTCTTTCACCTGAGATTGCAGTTCATGGTATCCCTATAAACAATTTCTCCCGATCTGGAAGTGGAGGTGTAAATTTATCTAAATTATCAGTGGGGCTGGACCTGAAGGAACCTATGAGTACAAAATGGAGCAGCACAACCAGCATAAAATTCGAG CATGTTCGTCCATTGAATGATGATGGTCGTGCTATAAGTAGAGATTATGATGGATTTCCTCTGACTTGCAG TGGCAGTACACATGACAGTATGGTAGTGTTAAAGCAAGAATCTCGATTTGCCAAGGCAAATGACCGTAGCTTTTTTCAT TTTAATCTTCAAATAGAACAAGGTATTCCAGTTCTTTCCAAGTGGATACTTTTCAACCGATTTAAATTCGTTGCTTCAAAGGGAGTCAAACTTGGACCAGCATTTCTTTTAACAAG ACTTACAGGTGGTTCAATTGTGGGGGACATGGCTCCTTACCAAGCATTTTCCGTTGGAGGGCTTGGGAGTGTGCGAGGCTATGGTGAAGGAGCTGTTGGATCTGGGAGATCATGTTTGGTGGCTAACAGTGAACTGACGCTCCCTTTG ACTAAGATGTTAGAAGGTGCCATTTTCTTGGATTGCGGAACAGACTTGCGGACTGGTCATCTTGTACCTG GAAATCCAGCCTTGAGGCAAGGTAAACCCGGATCTGGTGTTGGATTGGGATATGGACTTCGATTTAAATCACAGTTTGGTCATTTCCAAGTTGATTATGCCGTTAATGCGTTTCAGCAGAAAACTCTCTATTTTGGCCTCAGCAACCTTGCTTCATGA
- the LOC130748357 gene encoding tRNA-specific adenosine deaminase TAD3 isoform X2 encodes MTNNHMIMYIPEEQPHDLHNQPTESVFASAINPKHANQIVRRLNQVAPLEDLRHVKRIQKKVLEGGQVQLSVILCLAPEGDDQSDSVPPHLHELISSYQLSPFITKVCKYAATSKEEWLEQCKIWPTSYHPRTYNIDGITGFSEEDSQSILKFMQSAVELATSDGLVVNAAVIVDPSAKQIISSARDQVFAWNTCKDDSFSRKPELLSSHPISNRFDPDKPLYSNSSCNQLKQRDTGVACLYPWQWTEQQSHSQSSHDWHPLRHAAIVAIESSAARDRCLFPSEGNSEEKYLEMDHENPSCTSFPAKRQKTVCATVEDNDKLNGHNETSTQLSARPYLCTGYDIYLAWEPCIMCAMALVHQRIRRIFYRFPNPNAGALGSVHRLQGEKSLNHHYAVFRVMLPEQTLHKCNTYVAEAEEASSIC; translated from the exons ATGACGAACAACCACATGATTATGTACATCCCAGAGGAGCAGCCACATGACCTTCACAATCAACCGACAG AGAGTGTCTTTGCTTCGGCCATCAACCCAAAGCATGCGAACCAAATTGTGAG GCGTTTGAATCAAGTAGCACCCCTCGAAGATCTCCGTCATGTGAAACGAATTCAGAAGAAGGTTCTGGAAGGAG GACAGGTACAGCTATCAGTGATCTTGTGCCTGGCCCCTGAGGGTGACGATCAATCGGATAGTGTGCCGCCTCATCTTCACGAGTTGATCAGTTCCTATCAGTTGAGTCCTTTTATCACAAAA GTCTGCAAATATGCTGCAACATCAAAAGAAGAGTGGCTAGAGCAATGCAAAATTTGGCCAACGTCTTATCATCCAAGGACTTA CAACATTGATGGTATTACTGGATTTAGTGAGGAGGACTCGCAATCAATTTTGAAGTTTATGCAATCAGCTGTTGAGTTGGCAACATCCGATGGCTTG GTTGTCAATGCTGCAGTGATAGTGGACCCTTCAGCTAAGCAAATTATTTCAAGTGCACGTGATCAGGTTTTTGCTTGGAACACTTGCAAAGATGATAGCTTCTCTAGAAAGCCAGAGTTATTAAGTTCCCATCCTATTTCCAATAGATTTGATCCTGACAAACCGTTGTATTCAAATAGTTCCTGCAATCAGCTCAAACAACGGGATACAGGTGTTGCTTGCTTATATCCTTGGCAATGGACCGAGCAGCAATCACATTCACAGAGTTCACATGATTGGCATCCTTTGCGACATGCTGCAATTGTAGCTATAGAATCATCTGCTGCTAGGGATAGATGTCTTTTTCCTAGTGAGGGGAATAGTGAAGAAAAGTATCTGGAAATGGATCACGAGAATCCTTCTTGCACAAGCTTTCCTGCAAAGAGACAGAAAACTGTTTGCGCAACT GTTGAGGATAATGATAAATTGAATGGTCATAATGAAACTTCTACTCAGCTGTCAGCACGACCGTACCTATGCACTGGTTATGACATATATCTTGCTTGGGAACCTTGCATAAT GTGTGCCATGGCCCTTGTCCATCAGCGAATTAGGAGGATATTTTATAGGTTTCCAAACCCTAACGCTGGTGCTTTGGGAAGTGTTCATAGATTACAGGGAGAAAAGAGTTTAAATCATCATTATGCTGTTTTCAGGGTTATGTTGCCTGAACAAACCCTCCATAAATGTAATACATATGTTGCAGAAGCCGAGGAAGCCAGTAGTATTTGTTAA
- the LOC130748357 gene encoding tRNA-specific adenosine deaminase TAD3 isoform X3: MVRVGTLSAIEHEQTERKQKMTNNHMIMYIPEEQPHDLHNQPTESVFASAINPKHANQIVRRLNQVAPLEDLRHVKRIQKKVLEGGQVQLSVILCLAPEGDDQSDSVPPHLHELISSYHNIDGITGFSEEDSQSILKFMQSAVELATSDGLVVNAAVIVDPSAKQIISSARDQVFAWNTCKDDSFSRKPELLSSHPISNRFDPDKPLYSNSSCNQLKQRDTGVACLYPWQWTEQQSHSQSSHDWHPLRHAAIVAIESSAARDRCLFPSEGNSEEKYLEMDHENPSCTSFPAKRQKTVCATVEDNDKLNGHNETSTQLSARPYLCTGYDIYLAWEPCIMCAMALVHQRIRRIFYRFPNPNAGALGSVHRLQGEKSLNHHYAVFRVMLPEQTLHKCNTYVAEAEEASSIC; the protein is encoded by the exons ATGGTGCGCGTGGGTACTCTTTCTGCGATTGAACATG AACAAACAGAGCGAAAGCAGAAAATGACGAACAACCACATGATTATGTACATCCCAGAGGAGCAGCCACATGACCTTCACAATCAACCGACAG AGAGTGTCTTTGCTTCGGCCATCAACCCAAAGCATGCGAACCAAATTGTGAG GCGTTTGAATCAAGTAGCACCCCTCGAAGATCTCCGTCATGTGAAACGAATTCAGAAGAAGGTTCTGGAAGGAG GACAGGTACAGCTATCAGTGATCTTGTGCCTGGCCCCTGAGGGTGACGATCAATCGGATAGTGTGCCGCCTCATCTTCACGAGTTGATCAGTTCCTATCA CAACATTGATGGTATTACTGGATTTAGTGAGGAGGACTCGCAATCAATTTTGAAGTTTATGCAATCAGCTGTTGAGTTGGCAACATCCGATGGCTTG GTTGTCAATGCTGCAGTGATAGTGGACCCTTCAGCTAAGCAAATTATTTCAAGTGCACGTGATCAGGTTTTTGCTTGGAACACTTGCAAAGATGATAGCTTCTCTAGAAAGCCAGAGTTATTAAGTTCCCATCCTATTTCCAATAGATTTGATCCTGACAAACCGTTGTATTCAAATAGTTCCTGCAATCAGCTCAAACAACGGGATACAGGTGTTGCTTGCTTATATCCTTGGCAATGGACCGAGCAGCAATCACATTCACAGAGTTCACATGATTGGCATCCTTTGCGACATGCTGCAATTGTAGCTATAGAATCATCTGCTGCTAGGGATAGATGTCTTTTTCCTAGTGAGGGGAATAGTGAAGAAAAGTATCTGGAAATGGATCACGAGAATCCTTCTTGCACAAGCTTTCCTGCAAAGAGACAGAAAACTGTTTGCGCAACT GTTGAGGATAATGATAAATTGAATGGTCATAATGAAACTTCTACTCAGCTGTCAGCACGACCGTACCTATGCACTGGTTATGACATATATCTTGCTTGGGAACCTTGCATAAT GTGTGCCATGGCCCTTGTCCATCAGCGAATTAGGAGGATATTTTATAGGTTTCCAAACCCTAACGCTGGTGCTTTGGGAAGTGTTCATAGATTACAGGGAGAAAAGAGTTTAAATCATCATTATGCTGTTTTCAGGGTTATGTTGCCTGAACAAACCCTCCATAAATGTAATACATATGTTGCAGAAGCCGAGGAAGCCAGTAGTATTTGTTAA
- the LOC130743835 gene encoding protein SAWADEE HOMEODOMAIN HOMOLOG 1-like produces MPGKRGANVSESEWASEARSKKDLAWHDVAMCRNFRYSRTGELEVLVRYAGFGKVEDEWVNVKSEMRERSIPLEPSECHKVKDGDLVLCFLERGDYALYFDARVVRIHRRLHDATDCKCIFTVRFLHDNSEEEIHWKGVYYRPTQDESTQEKSIVCHGSPKPTQEESTVRHNSSGPTKEPNLSDIENLWP; encoded by the exons ATGCCAGGTAAACGAGGTGCAAATGTTTCAGAGTCGGAGTGGGCATCCGAAGCAAGATCTAAGAAAGACTTAGCATG GCATGATGTTGCAATGTGTCGAAACTTCAGATATTCGAGGACTGGCGAACTT GAAGTTCTTGTACGATATGCTGGGTTTGGCAAGGTGGAGGATGAGTGGGTGAATGTGAAAAGCGAGATGCGAGAGAGATCTATCCCATTGGAACCTTCTGAGTGTCACAAGGTGAAGGATGGAGATCTTGTACTATGTTTCCTG GAAAGGGGTGATTATGCCCTCTATTTTGATGCTCGTGTAGTAAGAATCCATAGGAGGCTACACGATGCGACAGATTGCAAGTGCATCTTCACTGTTCGATTTCTCCATGACAACTCTGAg GAAGAAATTCATTGGAAGGGGGTATACTATAGGCCTACACAAGACGAATCGACACAAGAGAAATCTATTGTCTGTCATGGCTCCCCAAAACCTACACAAGAGGAATCTACTGTCCGCCATAACTCCTCAGGACCTACCAAAGAACCCAACCTAAGTGACATAGAGAACTTGTGGCCATGA